The Mobula birostris isolate sMobBir1 chromosome 11, sMobBir1.hap1, whole genome shotgun sequence genome has a segment encoding these proteins:
- the LOC140205032 gene encoding uncharacterized protein → MLFTCSDCEKQFTESSDLLAHQSVHTGKRPFTCSDCGKGFTESSQLKAHQRIHTEERPFICSECGKGFTQSTHLKIHQSVHTAERPFTCSDCGKGFTQSFQLLAHQSVHTGEWSFTCSDCGKGFTQSSKLKVHQRVHTGERPFTCSGCGRRFAQSSHLKVHQRVHTGERPFTCSDCGKGFTESSTLKVHQRCHTGQRPFTCSDCGKGFTRSSYLLAHQRVHTGERPFTCSDCGKAFTQSSQLKVHQRLHTGERPFPCSDCGKGFTRSSYLLAHRRVHTGERPFTCSDCGRGFTKSTNLQRHQRVHAGERHAQTLAGDSLSGSTYRDASQFTLGRGHSPAQTVGRDSLSYLN, encoded by the coding sequence ATGCTGTTCACATGCTCAGACTGTGAGAAGCAATTCACTGAatcatctgacctactggcacaccagtcagttcacactggtaagagaccattcacctgttcagactgtgggaagggattcactgagtcatctcaattgaaggcacatcagcgaattcacaccgaggagaggccgttcatctgctctgaatgtgggaagggattcactcagtcaaccCACTTAAAgatacatcagtcagttcacactgcagagaggccattcacctgctctgactgtgggaagggattcactcagtcattccaactactggcacaccaatcggttcacactggggagtggtcattcacctgctcggactgtgggaagggattcactcagtcctctaaactgaaggtacatcaacgagttcacactggggagaggccgtttacctgctcaggctgtggaaggagatttgcccagtcatctcatctgaaggtacatcagcgagttcacactggggagagaccattcacatgttcagactgtgggaagggattcactgagtcatctactctgaaggtacatcagcgatgTCACACTGGGCAGAgaccgttcacttgctcagactgtgggaagggatttactcgatCATCTTACCTtttggcacaccagcgagttcacacaggggagagaccgttcacctgctcagactgtgggaaggcattcactcagtcatctcaactgaaggtacatcagcgacttcacactggggagaggccatttccctgctcggactgtgggaagggattcactcgatcatcttaCCTACTGGCACAccggcgagttcacactggggagagaccgttcacctgctcagactgtggaagagGATTCACTAAGTCgaccaacctacagagacaccaacgAGTTCACGCTGGGGAGAGACATGCTCAGACTTTGGCAGGGGATTCACTCAGTGGATCCACCTACAGAGATGccagtcagttcacattggggagaggccattcac